The Fusarium oxysporum Fo47 chromosome II, complete sequence genome includes a region encoding these proteins:
- a CDS encoding WD40-repeat-containing domain protein, whose amino-acid sequence MPPKKSVDSPMSAFERRRQENMASNQKILADVAVVAKKVMPTPPKKSTPTRSKTRTPAKREPAMPTRQSSRLAGLDADNDTLKRKLAVEAEHVAAEAKAKRLRVNGDLKLGDIAVEGKKYLAGVDGFKGLVRGAQPGVRTFTEEDIKETTDKDLKELRKRMGGLKLYEHWAPNDIKITPQRVYALGLHPTESKPLIFAGDKEGNMGIFDASQSAPEVSDEDEDTSVPDPSISAFKIHSRTITSFVFSQQDNNSVYTSSYDSSIRRLDLNKGESYQVWAPSDHNEDLPVSALDMAESNPHMLYFSTLEGGVGQYDTRTSDDAEIWTLSDQKIGGFSLHPLQPHLLATASLDRTLKIWDLRKITGKGDLRHPALLGEHGSRLSVSHASWSPGGHIATSSYDDTIKIYNFPDASSWKPGQDISIEPTHQVRHNNQTGRWVTILKPQWQKRPHDGIQKFVIGNMNRFVDVFASDGSQLAQLDGDGITAVPAVAHFHPSRDWVAGATSSGKLCFWQ is encoded by the exons ATGCCTCCTAAGAAAAGCGTCGACTCGCCCATGAGCGCCTTCGAGCGCAGGCGACAAGAGAATATGGCGTCAAACCAGAAGATTTTAGCCGATGTCGCCGTAGTCGCTAAGAAAGTTATGCCGACACCCCCAAAGAAGTCAACGCCAACCCGATCGAAGACCCGGACACCTGCGAAACGGGAGCCTGCGATGCCGACTCGGCAGTCCTCACGACTCGCTGGTCTCGATGCAGACAACGATACACTAAAGCGAAAACTGGCTGTCGAAGCCGAACATGTCGCAGCGGAGGCGAAAGCTAAAAGGTTGAGAGTAAATGGAGACTTGAAACTCGGCGATATCGCCGTTGAGGGCAAGAAGTATCTCGCTGGTGTGGACGGGTTTAAGGGCCTCGTCCGTGGTGCGCAGCCCGGAGTCCGAACGTTCACggaggaagatatcaaggAAACCACCGACAAGGATTTGAAGGAGCTGCGAAAGCGTATGGGTGGTTTGAAGTTATACGAGCACTGGGCTCCCAATG ACATCAAGATCACACCCCAACGTGTTTATGCTCTCGGCCTTCACCCCACCGAGTCGAAACCGCTTATCTTTGCTGGTGATAAAGAAGGTAACATGGGCATATTTGACGCTTCGCAGTCTGCTCCTGAAGTcagcgatgaagacgaagatacATCTGTGCCTGATCCTTCCATATCTGCGTTCAAGATACACAGTCGTACGATTACTTCATTCGTTTTCTCTCAGCAAGATAACAACTCTGTTTACACGTCTTCATACGACTCGTCAATCCGGCGACTGGACTTGAACAAAGGAGAGTCCTACCAGGTATGGGCGCCATCAGATCACAATGAGGATCTGCCCGTTTCAGCTCTTGACATGGCGGAGTCGAACCCCCATATGTTGTACTTTTCTACACTCGAAGGCGGTGTCGGCCAGTACGACACTCGAACCTCCGATGACGCCGAAATTTGGACACTTTCGGACCAGAAGATTGGTGGATTCTCTTTGCATCCGCTCCAACCTCACTTGCTCGCGACTGCATCATTAGACCGCACACTTAAAATTTGGGATCTTCGCAAGATCACTGGCAAAGGGGATCTCAGACATCCTGCCCTCCTTGGAGAACATGGATCGAGGCTGTCTGTATCGCACGCATCTTGGAGTCCTGGTGGCCATATTGCGACTAGCTCATATGACGATACTATTAAGATTTACAACTTCCCTGACGCTTCATCTTGGAAACCTGGCCAGGACATAAGCATTGAACCTACCCATCAAGTACGCCACAACAATCAGACTGGTCGTTGGGTGACTATTCTGAAGCCCCAATGGCAGAAGCGGCCTCACGATGGAATTCAGAAGTTTGTCATTGGCAACATGAATCGTTTTGTGGATGTTTTTGCTTCAGACGGTAGCCAACTGGCTCAGCTTGATGGAGATGGTATCACTGCAGTACCAGCCGTTGCACACTTCCACCCATCTCGCGATTGGGTCGCTGGTGCGACGTCCAGTGGTAAGCTTTGTTTCTGGCAGTGA